From Brassica oleracea var. oleracea cultivar TO1000 chromosome C3, BOL, whole genome shotgun sequence, a single genomic window includes:
- the LOC106330736 gene encoding uncharacterized protein LOC106330736 — MVASKWPDISHLSISRPELINVMRQIGQKVKWPQKMKAPNSFWKPGLWWDFHRDHGFSGEVKQTAGEVTLPVYAEGINMSTKFLFVDCESSYNMILGRCWIHGMGAVPSTLHQMNKPPAHHTEESEFEEMDDVPLIEGDQTPYLKVGSQLTEGLRRRLIDFLRSNSDCFAWSHANMSEIDLEIIMHKLQVDPLHQPVRQKRREFSPERDAIINEVQYPEWLANVVVLKKKNGMWRVCVDFTHLNNSCPKDPLHLPHIDKLVNATPGHQLISFMDAFSGYNQILMHPENQEKTSFMTSRGSYCYKVMPFGLKNAGSTYQRLVNMMFADQIGRTMEVYIDDMLGKSLEAEDHISHLQQAFSTIQKYNLNLNPAKCSFGINSGKFLGYIVTHRGIEDNPNQIRSIHSIPSPKNVKEVQKLTGRMAALSRFISSLSHNSPAFFGTHKNPKDF, encoded by the exons ATGGTAGCGTCCAAATGGCCAGACATCTCTCACCTCTCCATCTCAAGGCCGGAGCTGATCAACGTTATGAGGCAGATTGGTCAAAAGGTCAAGTGGCCTCAGAAGATGAAAGCACCCAATTCCTTCTGGAAACCTGGTCTTTGGTGGGACTTCCACCGTGACCACG GATTCAGCGGAGAAGTCAAGCAGACAGCTGGAGAAGTCACCCTCCCGGTGTATGCCGAAGGGATTAACATGTCAACCAAGTTCCTCTTTGTTGACTGTGAGTCATCTTACAACATGATCCTGGGGCGGTGCTGGATTCATGGCATGGGAGCCGTCCCTTCGACTCTTCACCAGATG AACAAACCTCCAGCTCATCACACCGAGGAATCGGAGTTTGAAGAGATGGACGACGTGCCATTGATCGAAGGGGACCAAACCCCATATCTCAAGGTCGGTTCCCAGCTGACCGAGGGATTAAGGAGGAGATTAATAGACTTCCTCAGGTCTAACTCCGATTGCTTCGCTTGGTCCCACGCAAACATGTCTGAAATCGATCTAGAGATCATCATGCACAAGCTGCAAGTGGATCCCCTACATCAACCCGTCAGACAAAAAAGGAGGGAGTTTTCCCCCGAAAGGGATGCAATCATCAACGAGGTACAGTACCCAGAGTGGCTAGCCAACGTGGTCGTTTTAAAGAAGAAGAATGGGATGTGGAGAGTCTGCGTAGACTTCACACACCTCAACAATTCCTGCCCAAAGGACCCCCTTCATCTGCCTCACATCGACAAGCTGGTCAATGCCACACCCGGGCATCAGCTGATTAGTTTCATGGACGCGTTCTCCGGCTATAACCAAATACTCATGCATCCAGAAAACCAGGAGAAGACATCATTCATGACATCCAGAGGGAGCTATTGCTACAAAGTCATGCCTTTTGGCTTAAAGAACGCAGGATCAACCTACCAAAGGTTGGTGAATATGATGTTTGCGGACCAGATAGGGCGGACCATGGAGGTCTACATCGACGACATGCTGGGCAAATCTCTAGAGGCCGAAGACCACATATCTCACCTGCAGCAAGCCTTCTCCACTATCCAGAAGTACAACTTGAACCTCAATCCAGCTAAATGCTCATTTGGCATCAATTCCGGCAAGTTCCTCGGGTATATTGTAACCCACAGAGGCATTGAAGACAATCCGAATCAAATCAGGTCCATTCACTCAATTCCTTCCCCGAAGAACGTCAAAGAGGTTCAAAAGCTAACAGGAAGAATGGCAGCCTTGAGTAGGTTCATCTCCAGCCTCTCCCACAATTCTCCCGCGTTCTTTGGGACCCACAAAAATCCAAAGGATTTCTAG